One region of Polynucleobacter paneuropaeus genomic DNA includes:
- a CDS encoding acetyl-CoA C-acyltransferase family protein, with product MSRDVVVLSAVRSAIGSFGGSLSSFEPAELGGIVMKEAVARSGVDPALINYVTVGNTIPTDSRYAYVARVAAIQAGLPMESVAMALNRLCSSGLQAIVSTSQAIMLNDCDYGIGGGVEVMSRGMYGSPAMRSGARMGDSKMIDLMVAVLTDPFGVGHMGVTAENLVEKWKLTREEQDALACESHRRAAVAIKEGRFKSQIVPITIKSRKGDVVFDTDEHCKPDTTMETLGKMKAVFKKEGGSVTAGNASGINDGAAFFVLAAADAAAKAGHKPIARLVSYAVAGVPNHIMGEGPIPASKLALARAGLKLDQIDVIESNEAFAAQALAVTKGLGLDPAKTNVNGGAIALGHPIGCSGAAIATKALHELQRVNGKYALVTMCIGGGQGIATIFERI from the coding sequence ATGAGCCGTGATGTCGTCGTTTTAAGTGCAGTACGTTCTGCTATTGGCAGCTTTGGTGGCTCATTGAGCTCTTTTGAACCAGCAGAACTCGGTGGCATCGTGATGAAGGAGGCCGTTGCACGATCTGGTGTCGATCCGGCTTTAATTAATTACGTAACTGTTGGCAACACCATTCCAACCGATAGTCGTTACGCCTATGTTGCGCGTGTCGCTGCAATTCAAGCTGGCTTGCCAATGGAATCTGTAGCCATGGCCCTCAATCGTTTATGTAGCTCTGGCTTACAAGCCATTGTGAGTACTTCTCAAGCAATCATGCTTAATGACTGCGACTACGGTATTGGCGGTGGAGTTGAGGTCATGTCGCGCGGCATGTATGGATCTCCTGCAATGCGAAGCGGTGCGCGAATGGGCGATAGCAAAATGATTGATCTAATGGTCGCTGTGTTGACTGATCCATTCGGCGTTGGCCATATGGGTGTCACAGCTGAGAACTTGGTTGAGAAATGGAAACTCACTCGTGAAGAGCAGGATGCTCTCGCTTGTGAATCCCATCGCCGGGCAGCGGTTGCGATTAAAGAAGGTCGCTTCAAATCTCAAATTGTTCCGATCACCATCAAGTCACGTAAGGGTGATGTTGTGTTTGATACTGATGAGCACTGCAAGCCAGATACCACCATGGAAACTTTGGGCAAGATGAAAGCGGTTTTCAAAAAAGAAGGTGGTTCGGTTACCGCAGGTAATGCCTCTGGTATTAACGATGGCGCAGCCTTCTTTGTGTTGGCTGCAGCAGATGCCGCAGCGAAAGCAGGTCATAAACCAATTGCTCGCCTAGTTTCTTATGCGGTAGCAGGGGTACCAAATCACATTATGGGTGAAGGCCCAATCCCTGCATCTAAATTGGCATTGGCTAGAGCTGGCTTGAAGTTAGATCAGATTGATGTGATTGAATCGAATGAAGCATTTGCTGCCCAAGCCTTGGCTGTTACTAAAGGCCTAGGCCTTGACCCTGCAAAGACCAACGTCAATGGTGGTGCAATTGCTTTGGGTCATCCTATTGGTTGTTCTGGTGCAGCAATTGCAACAAAAGCACTGCATGAGTTACAACGCGTGAATGGCAAGTATGCTTTGGTAACAATGTGCATTGGCGGTGGCCAAGGTATTGCGACTATTTTCGAGCGAATCTAG
- the serB gene encoding phosphoserine phosphatase SerB encodes MTKLETTTLVAISKESIPRALDSAFKDFSSKQGIEFNSKQSGLSSSPYFSKRWFVQTLNEGDRTTLRNIAAEHDADLAFLSPSFNPEAIRVLAMDMDSTLINIECIDEIADFAGRKADVAKITEATMRGEIKDFKESLRRRVALLEGISVDVLESVYQERLRPNPGATQLLAAAHQRGLHTLLVSGGFTFFTDKLREQLGFTQTQSNTLEIIDNKLTGKVLGNIVDGAAKATYLEQACASLGVSKVQAIAMGDGANDLLMMHGAGLSVAYQAKPVVKEKADAAFDRVGLDATLLLLD; translated from the coding sequence ATGACTAAGCTTGAAACTACCACCCTCGTTGCGATCTCCAAAGAGTCGATACCTAGGGCTTTAGATTCTGCTTTTAAGGATTTTTCCTCAAAGCAAGGCATCGAGTTCAATAGTAAACAGTCAGGCCTTTCTAGCAGCCCTTATTTTTCAAAACGCTGGTTTGTGCAGACCTTAAATGAAGGTGATCGCACTACCTTGAGAAATATTGCAGCGGAGCATGATGCGGATCTGGCTTTTCTATCTCCATCCTTTAATCCTGAAGCCATTCGGGTTCTCGCTATGGATATGGATTCAACCTTGATTAATATCGAGTGTATCGATGAGATTGCTGACTTTGCTGGTAGAAAAGCAGATGTTGCCAAAATCACTGAAGCAACCATGCGCGGTGAAATCAAAGACTTTAAAGAAAGCCTGCGTAGACGTGTTGCTCTTTTAGAAGGCATCTCCGTTGACGTGTTGGAATCGGTATATCAAGAACGGTTACGACCTAATCCCGGCGCAACACAATTATTGGCAGCCGCCCATCAACGGGGTCTGCACACCCTTCTAGTCTCTGGCGGATTTACTTTTTTTACCGATAAGCTGCGCGAGCAACTTGGCTTTACACAAACACAATCCAATACTTTGGAAATCATTGATAACAAACTGACTGGCAAAGTACTGGGTAATATTGTGGATGGGGCGGCTAAAGCAACTTACCTAGAGCAAGCATGCGCATCATTAGGGGTGAGCAAAGTTCAAGCAATTGCGATGGGTGATGGAGCAAATGATCTACTCATGATGCATGGCGCTGGTTTGAGCGTGGCATATCAAGCGAAGCCCGTCGTTAAAGAAAAAGCCGACGCGGCTTTTGACCGGGTCGGCTTAGATGCTACTTTGTTATTACTAGACTAG